In Armatimonadota bacterium, a single genomic region encodes these proteins:
- a CDS encoding TonB-dependent receptor — MGRLAPRARRPTAGALLLLLVLASGTAPARGQIPTFEGEEVVVPGLRPQHSATTPAYVTVLSGEELRRMGFLTLAEALTLLAEVTVRSAGGGTMSLHQPSVRGSTPQQVHVLLNGVPLGATAQFGVSLGTITLAEVDRIEVVRGPYAALHSGFAVISVTTRRDARPSAQGMAASHGTTQGVLRLGADTDAGMVRLGVERLATAGYRPNGDGTRWTGVARWERDAGAGRLALTLHHSAGEAGLPGTTAFPTPADRLRDARTAAALAWTREGADGLRLGRVWWLGDSLDFTSPGFASTSRGQAWGGTWQASHAHGTGVLGWGVEWQQATFAYRDTFSAFDARTTTAAAYGQLDGMLGDRTLAGLGLRLEHHSAYGLQVNPRLGFVHFLSPVVRLRGGVGRTSRAPTMGELFFPGCSNPNLRPEQAWAADLGVEVVLRPGTLLRLNTFYTDAQDLILGGCPPQNVGSARIAGASADLVLRAAGPWSGTLTLTWTDAVDRTTGQALLRQPAWQAALALRFAVAPATTLGLVAAYVGARPDLDFSTFPATRVTLPPYLTVGLRAEHVAGDVVWRAGVDNLFDARYEPLAGFPAPGRTVYLQVGGRF; from the coding sequence ATGGGACGTCTGGCCCCGCGCGCCCGCAGACCCACTGCGGGCGCGCTGCTCTTGCTCCTCGTGCTCGCGTCAGGCACGGCGCCCGCCCGTGGGCAGATCCCCACGTTCGAAGGGGAGGAGGTGGTCGTCCCCGGCCTCCGCCCCCAGCACAGCGCCACCACGCCAGCCTACGTGACCGTCCTCTCCGGGGAGGAGCTGCGGCGCATGGGCTTCCTGACCCTCGCTGAGGCGCTCACGCTGCTGGCCGAGGTCACCGTGCGCTCCGCGGGCGGCGGCACGATGAGCCTGCACCAGCCCTCGGTCCGCGGCAGCACCCCCCAGCAGGTTCACGTCCTGCTGAACGGTGTGCCGCTGGGCGCCACGGCCCAGTTCGGCGTCTCCCTGGGCACCATCACGCTGGCGGAGGTGGACCGGATCGAGGTCGTGCGCGGCCCCTACGCGGCGCTCCACAGCGGCTTCGCCGTCATCAGCGTGACGACACGCCGGGACGCCCGTCCATCGGCGCAGGGCATGGCGGCCAGCCACGGGACGACGCAGGGCGTGCTGCGCCTCGGCGCCGACACCGATGCGGGCATGGTGCGGCTGGGGGTGGAACGCCTGGCCACCGCCGGCTACCGGCCCAACGGCGACGGCACGCGCTGGACCGGCGTGGCGCGGTGGGAGCGGGACGCCGGTGCGGGTCGCCTGGCCCTCACCCTGCACCACAGCGCCGGGGAGGCGGGCCTGCCGGGGACCACGGCGTTCCCGACGCCTGCAGACCGCCTGCGCGACGCCCGCACGGCAGCGGCGCTCGCCTGGACACGGGAAGGCGCAGACGGCCTCCGCCTGGGGCGGGTCTGGTGGCTGGGCGACAGCCTCGACTTCACCTCGCCGGGATTCGCCAGCACGAGCCGGGGCCAGGCCTGGGGAGGCACCTGGCAGGCCTCGCACGCGCACGGGACGGGTGTGCTCGGGTGGGGCGTGGAGTGGCAACAGGCCACCTTCGCCTACCGCGACACCTTCTCGGCCTTCGACGCCCGCACGACCACCGCCGCCGCCTACGGCCAGCTCGACGGGATGCTGGGCGACCGCACCCTCGCCGGCCTGGGTCTGCGGCTGGAGCACCACTCCGCCTACGGCCTCCAGGTGAACCCGCGCCTGGGCTTCGTGCACTTCCTCTCGCCGGTGGTGCGGCTGCGCGGCGGGGTGGGACGGACCTCCCGGGCTCCAACGATGGGGGAGCTCTTCTTCCCCGGCTGCAGCAACCCCAACCTGCGCCCGGAGCAGGCCTGGGCCGCCGACCTGGGCGTGGAGGTGGTCCTGCGGCCGGGGACGCTCCTGCGCCTCAACACCTTCTACACCGACGCGCAGGACCTGATCCTCGGGGGATGCCCGCCCCAGAACGTGGGGTCGGCGCGCATCGCCGGCGCCTCCGCGGACCTGGTCCTGCGAGCGGCGGGCCCGTGGAGCGGCACCCTCACCCTCACCTGGACCGATGCCGTGGACCGCACGACCGGGCAGGCCCTGCTCCGACAGCCGGCCTGGCAGGCGGCCCTCGCGCTGCGATTTGCGGTCGCGCCCGCCACCACGCTGGGGCTCGTGGCCGCCTACGTGGGGGCCCGGCCCGACCTGGACTTCTCCACCTTCCCGGCGACACGGGTGACGCTGCCGCCGTACCTGACCGTGGGCCTGCGCGCCGAGCACGTGGCCGGCGACGTGGTCTGGCGGGCGGGGGTGGACAACCTCTTCGACGCGCGCTACGAGCCGCTCGCCGGGTTCCCCGCGCCCGGGCGCACCGTCTACCTGCAGGTGGGCGGGCGGTTCTGA
- a CDS encoding energy transducer TonB, translating to MLTPPTVLEAPPLHPLLRGRVTAGPGEVSALEQVPVRGRLRVRLLVRTDGSVGQAVVVVPSGDPALDRVAVEGLRRWRFAPARRDGVPIEAYLLLWVTFHD from the coding sequence GTGCTCACGCCTCCCACCGTCCTGGAGGCTCCCCCGCTCCACCCGCTGCTGCGCGGCCGGGTAACGGCGGGTCCCGGGGAGGTCAGCGCGCTGGAGCAGGTGCCGGTGCGCGGCCGGCTGCGTGTCCGGCTGCTCGTGCGGACCGACGGCTCCGTAGGCCAGGCCGTGGTCGTGGTGCCAAGCGGTGACCCTGCCCTCGACCGGGTCGCCGTGGAGGGGCTGCGTCGCTGGCGGTTCGCCCCGGCGCGCCGCGACGGGGTCCCCATCGAGGCCTACCTCTTGCTCTGGGTGACCTTCCACGACTGA
- a CDS encoding polyprenol monophosphomannose synthase, with the protein MYRGRVVMAEALTTVVLPTYNERATLPVLLRELATLAPALRLEAVVVDDASPDGTAEAAAALDGVDGLAVRVLRRSSKLGLSSAVVAGATVARGEVVVVMDADGSHPPQTIPALVAALRTGADVAVGSRYVTSGRIVGWPWPRRLASLVATATARALLRLEVRDPLSGFFAARREVLAGADYWALGFKILLEVLSRHRALRVVEVPYTFVDRVAGRSKLDLHEVTAYLRLVRRLVRTAGPGAPPGGVTRPGEGGGR; encoded by the coding sequence GTGTACCGAGGGCGGGTCGTGATGGCCGAGGCGCTCACCACGGTCGTCCTGCCGACCTACAACGAGCGCGCCACCCTTCCGGTCCTCCTGCGGGAGCTGGCCACGCTCGCCCCGGCCCTGCGCCTGGAGGCCGTCGTGGTCGACGACGCCTCACCCGACGGCACCGCCGAGGCGGCGGCCGCCCTGGACGGCGTCGACGGGCTCGCCGTGCGCGTCCTGCGCCGCAGCAGCAAGCTGGGCCTGAGCTCCGCCGTCGTGGCCGGGGCCACGGTGGCGCGGGGCGAGGTGGTCGTGGTGATGGACGCCGACGGCTCCCACCCGCCCCAGACCATCCCGGCGCTCGTCGCGGCGCTGCGCACGGGGGCCGACGTGGCGGTGGGGTCGCGGTACGTGACCAGCGGGCGCATCGTCGGCTGGCCCTGGCCCCGGCGGCTGGCCAGCCTCGTGGCCACCGCCACCGCCCGGGCGCTGCTGCGCCTCGAGGTGCGCGACCCGCTCTCGGGCTTCTTCGCCGCCCGTCGTGAGGTCCTGGCGGGCGCCGACTACTGGGCGCTGGGGTTCAAGATCCTGCTGGAGGTGCTCTCGCGCCACCGCGCGCTGCGGGTCGTGGAAGTCCCCTACACCTTCGTCGACCGGGTGGCGGGGCGCAGCAAGCTGGACCTGCACGAGGTCACGGCCTACCTGCGCCTGGTGCGCCGCCTGGTGCGCACGGCCGGGCCTGGGGCGCCACCCGGGGGCGTGACGCGGCCGGGGGAGGGCGGAGGGCGCTAG
- a CDS encoding LptF/LptG family permease: MRILDRYVVREVASPFAFGVAVFATFLLVNHLFLLARITLHQQLPPGTILHLLLLRVPYAVVFSLPMGLLLGTLLAFGRLSERNEVVAMRTSGISLLRVAGPVVVTAVLVAGLTILLAETVVPVSEDRHNRAFADATGAPRVAGSHILFREEIGERVSIFYARSFGEDASVLRHLTVNEFQEGRLRRVIEAEEARYRQGAGWEFLRGTLYALDGPTTVRAAFARMAVELRRTPREILLGRKDPSEMTIRELRAYIAVLRRASESVAQYVVWLHSRVAFPASAVIFALLAVPLGLRPHRGGAALGLGITVVILIGYYVLLNTTLALGQTERLPPVLAAWAPNLITGGVAGVLLWRAR, from the coding sequence ATGCGCATCCTCGACCGGTACGTCGTGCGCGAGGTGGCCAGCCCCTTCGCCTTCGGCGTGGCCGTCTTCGCCACGTTCCTGCTGGTGAACCACCTCTTCCTGCTGGCCCGCATCACCCTGCACCAGCAGCTGCCGCCGGGCACGATCCTGCACCTGCTCCTCCTGCGCGTCCCCTACGCCGTGGTCTTCTCGCTGCCCATGGGCCTGCTGCTCGGCACGCTGCTCGCCTTCGGCCGCCTCTCCGAGCGCAACGAGGTGGTGGCGATGCGCACGAGCGGCATCAGCCTGCTGCGCGTGGCCGGGCCGGTGGTGGTGACGGCGGTCCTGGTGGCGGGCCTCACCATCCTCCTGGCCGAGACCGTGGTCCCGGTGAGCGAGGACCGGCACAACCGGGCCTTCGCCGACGCCACCGGGGCGCCGCGCGTGGCGGGGAGCCACATCCTCTTCCGCGAGGAGATCGGGGAGCGCGTCTCCATCTTCTACGCCCGCAGCTTCGGCGAGGACGCCTCGGTGCTGCGCCACCTCACCGTGAACGAGTTCCAGGAGGGGCGCCTGCGGCGGGTGATCGAGGCCGAGGAGGCGCGCTACCGCCAGGGGGCCGGCTGGGAGTTCCTGCGGGGGACCCTCTACGCGCTGGACGGGCCGACGACGGTGCGGGCGGCCTTCGCGCGGATGGCCGTGGAGCTGCGGCGTACGCCGCGGGAGATCCTGCTCGGCCGCAAGGACCCCTCGGAGATGACCATCCGCGAGCTGCGCGCCTACATCGCCGTCCTGCGCCGCGCCAGCGAGTCCGTGGCCCAGTACGTGGTCTGGCTCCACTCCCGCGTGGCCTTCCCCGCCAGTGCGGTCATCTTCGCCCTGCTGGCGGTGCCCCTCGGCCTGCGCCCCCACCGCGGCGGGGCGGCGCTGGGGCTGGGCATCACCGTCGTCATCCTCATCGGCTACTACGTCCTGCTGAACACCACCCTGGCGCTGGGACAGACGGAGCGCCTCCCGCCGGTGCTCGCCGCCTGGGCGCCCAACCTGATCACGGGCGGGGTGGCCGGGGTGCTGCTGTGGCGGGCCCGGTGA
- a CDS encoding DUF6580 family putative transport protein: MGQGRPALAPRHLAVALLIVAAAASRLLPHPPNVTPVAAMALFGGAAFVDLRLAVLVPLGAMVLSDLVLGLHATIPFVYAALAATALIGRLLRGRRRPAPLVAASLAASTLFFLVTNFGVWLVGGLYPKTAAGLVAAYVAGLPFFRNTLLGDLAFTVLLFGGFALLERTVPALRASARSPGTA; the protein is encoded by the coding sequence GTGGGCCAGGGGAGGCCCGCCCTCGCTCCCCGCCACCTGGCTGTGGCCCTCCTGATCGTGGCGGCGGCCGCCTCCCGCCTCCTCCCGCACCCGCCGAACGTCACCCCGGTAGCGGCCATGGCCCTCTTCGGGGGGGCCGCGTTCGTCGACCTGCGCCTGGCCGTCCTGGTCCCGCTGGGCGCCATGGTGCTGAGCGACCTGGTCCTGGGCCTGCACGCCACGATCCCCTTCGTCTACGCCGCCCTGGCCGCCACAGCCCTCATCGGACGGCTGTTGCGCGGCCGCCGCCGGCCTGCCCCGCTCGTGGCGGCCTCGCTGGCGGCATCCACGCTCTTCTTCCTGGTGACCAACTTCGGGGTCTGGCTCGTCGGAGGGCTCTACCCGAAGACGGCGGCCGGTCTCGTCGCCGCGTACGTGGCCGGGCTCCCCTTCTTCCGCAACACGCTGTTGGGCGACCTGGCCTTCACCGTCCTGCTCTTCGGCGGCTTCGCCCTCCTGGAGCGCACGGTGCCAGCCCTGCGGGCGTCGGCCCGGTCCCCCGGGACGGCGTGA
- a CDS encoding glycosyltransferase family 39 protein → MRRGLVLVAVLAALLFLWRLGAGTLWDQDEAKYAHIAREVARRGELYTLYANGAPWFVHPPLVMWLQAATGALLGLSEWTARIWSALAGVAAVVTTAHLGAHLYGPPAGVAAGVVLATTLEVFALARLGLLDMPLLAWLLLALAAGVRATEGPRRARRRAYRWMFFFAGLATLTKGPVGVLLPVMVLGLWWVVRGEWRERWREVPPDALLLYGLVGSSWYAVETVRHGTAFLQSAVGYYLITRFVGVVENQPGPWYYYVPVLLIGAFPWSAFLLPALRWLWVNRREAAAALLLVWIAAPLLFFSLAGTKLPNYILPVFPALAIAVGRLWAGAVTAGGLERRLLGWGFAALVPIMLALTLLVLLFGRLKYPTELTLTAPAIRGVLALLAASGLLAALLHRMVGPRASGPVLALATAAVLLGTVTWVVPQAEALKFAQPAAAVVHARLRPQTRVVGADVSVWASLVYYTDRQVEWTWDARATRQAVCAPGPVLVVTKPSVYRAWGEPLADVARPVWRHGEAMVLEKRRACTEGGS, encoded by the coding sequence GTGAGGCGCGGCCTGGTCCTGGTGGCCGTCCTGGCCGCCCTCCTCTTCCTCTGGCGGCTCGGAGCCGGAACGCTGTGGGACCAGGACGAGGCCAAGTACGCCCACATCGCCCGCGAGGTGGCCCGACGGGGGGAGCTCTACACCCTCTACGCCAACGGGGCGCCGTGGTTCGTCCACCCGCCGCTCGTCATGTGGCTCCAGGCCGCCACAGGCGCGCTTTTGGGCTTAAGCGAGTGGACCGCCCGCATCTGGTCGGCGCTGGCGGGAGTGGCGGCCGTCGTGACCACGGCGCACCTGGGGGCGCACCTCTACGGCCCGCCGGCCGGCGTCGCCGCGGGCGTGGTGCTGGCCACGACGCTGGAGGTCTTCGCGCTGGCCCGGCTGGGGCTGCTGGACATGCCGCTGCTGGCCTGGCTGCTGCTGGCGCTCGCGGCCGGGGTGCGGGCCACCGAGGGCCCGCGCCGCGCCCGCCGCCGGGCCTACCGGTGGATGTTCTTCTTCGCCGGCCTGGCCACGCTCACCAAGGGACCCGTCGGTGTGCTCCTGCCCGTGATGGTCCTGGGGCTGTGGTGGGTGGTCCGGGGGGAGTGGCGGGAGCGGTGGCGGGAGGTGCCGCCGGATGCCCTCCTCCTCTACGGCCTCGTGGGCTCGAGCTGGTACGCGGTCGAGACGGTCCGCCACGGGACGGCCTTCCTGCAGTCGGCCGTCGGCTACTACCTGATCACGCGCTTCGTGGGGGTGGTGGAGAACCAGCCCGGCCCCTGGTACTACTATGTCCCGGTCCTGCTGATCGGGGCGTTTCCCTGGTCGGCCTTCCTCCTGCCGGCGCTGCGCTGGCTGTGGGTGAACCGCCGCGAGGCCGCCGCTGCCCTGCTCCTGGTGTGGATCGCCGCCCCGCTCCTCTTCTTCTCGCTGGCCGGGACGAAGCTCCCCAACTACATCCTGCCGGTCTTCCCCGCCCTGGCCATCGCCGTCGGCCGCCTGTGGGCCGGGGCGGTGACCGCTGGGGGGCTGGAGCGGCGCCTTCTGGGGTGGGGCTTCGCCGCGCTCGTCCCCATCATGCTCGCGCTGACCCTCCTCGTGCTCCTCTTCGGCCGCCTGAAATACCCGACCGAGCTGACCCTCACCGCCCCGGCCATCCGGGGCGTGCTGGCGCTGCTGGCCGCCTCGGGGCTGCTGGCCGCCCTGCTGCACCGCATGGTGGGCCCCCGGGCCTCCGGGCCGGTCCTCGCGCTGGCCACAGCGGCCGTGCTCCTCGGGACGGTCACGTGGGTGGTGCCGCAGGCGGAGGCGCTGAAGTTCGCCCAGCCGGCGGCCGCGGTCGTGCATGCCCGGCTGAGGCCGCAGACGCGTGTGGTGGGGGCGGATGTGAGCGTGTGGGCTTCGCTCGTCTACTACACCGACCGACAGGTCGAGTGGACCTGGGATGCCAGGGCCACCCGGCAGGCGGTGTGCGCTCCCGGCCCGGTGCTGGTCGTCACCAAGCCGTCGGTCTACCGGGCCTGGGGGGAGCCGCTCGCCGACGTGGCGCGGCCGGTGTGGCGGCACGGCGAGGCGATGGTGCTGGAGAAGCGCCGCGCGTGTACCGAGGGCGGGTCGTGA
- a CDS encoding DUF3084 domain-containing protein yields the protein MEFGLILVPLLILVSGAIAYIGNLVGRNIGRRRLTLFGLRPRRTAQVITVVSGMLIALVTLAAVLLVSADARTALFRFRELQAQTARLEGEIDQAEARLRQLKGGDIAYLTNQEVLRGLVDGRLPLVRVQAAVDLLRLRAVDLALENGIGVDGQTGSVLILFPPRLTWDRVAELVRTHPGETVVRIVANQNTLRGEPLEVYIQLLDNVLAFRRGTVLLRGTVDGRARREEIGRQVLELVERSAEPARRRVLSPPFARITDPPVVQAAIDDVRRLVAELDRLDRPVGVEVVVSRDTFTVGPVLVTVRRRG from the coding sequence ATGGAGTTCGGCCTGATCCTCGTCCCCCTCCTCATCCTCGTCAGCGGGGCCATCGCCTACATCGGCAACCTGGTCGGGCGCAACATCGGCCGCCGCCGCCTCACGCTCTTCGGCCTGCGACCTCGCCGCACGGCGCAGGTGATCACGGTGGTCTCCGGGATGCTCATCGCGCTGGTGACCCTGGCCGCCGTGCTGCTCGTCTCCGCCGACGCGCGGACGGCCCTTTTCCGCTTCCGCGAGCTGCAGGCACAGACCGCCCGCCTGGAAGGGGAGATCGACCAGGCGGAGGCGCGGCTGCGGCAGCTCAAGGGCGGCGACATCGCCTACCTCACCAACCAGGAGGTCCTGCGGGGGCTCGTGGACGGGCGTCTCCCGCTCGTCCGGGTCCAGGCCGCAGTGGACCTGCTGCGGCTGCGCGCGGTGGACCTGGCCCTGGAGAACGGCATCGGGGTGGACGGGCAGACCGGCTCGGTGCTTATCCTCTTCCCCCCGCGCCTCACCTGGGACCGGGTGGCCGAGCTGGTCCGCACGCACCCGGGGGAGACGGTCGTCCGCATCGTCGCCAACCAGAACACGCTGCGCGGGGAGCCCCTGGAGGTCTACATCCAGCTCCTCGACAACGTGCTGGCCTTCCGCCGCGGCACGGTGCTCCTGCGCGGGACGGTGGACGGGCGGGCCCGCCGGGAGGAGATCGGCCGGCAGGTGCTCGAGCTGGTGGAGCGCTCGGCGGAGCCGGCCCGCCGCCGCGTGCTCTCGCCGCCGTTCGCGCGCATCACCGACCCGCCGGTGGTGCAGGCCGCCATCGACGACGTCCGCCGCCTGGTGGCCGAGCTCGACCGCCTCGACCGTCCGGTCGGGGTCGAGGTGGTCGTCAGCCGCGACACCTTCACCGTCGGTCCCGTGCTCGTGACGGTCCGCCGGCGCGGCTGA
- a CDS encoding ATP-binding protein: MTSAVLLSWSGGKDSLLALLALEAAGERVQALITTVTAVYDRVSMHGVRRVLVEQQAQALQLPLVTVVLPAETTNAVYEARLAEALTPWRDRGLHRVAFGDLFLADVRAYRETLMARLGLEPVFPIWGRDTAEAARTFVRDGCRAVVTCVDGEVLDRSWAGRAFDAALLAALPPGVDPCGERGEFHTFVTAGPRLGPGVRVERGAVVTRGRWHFADLLPAGGAAVSEPPASAAPVESGELPETAVRVEVRT; this comes from the coding sequence ATGACGTCGGCGGTCCTCCTCTCCTGGAGCGGCGGCAAGGACAGCCTGCTGGCCCTGCTCGCCCTGGAGGCGGCGGGGGAACGGGTCCAGGCGCTCATCACCACCGTCACCGCGGTGTACGATAGGGTGAGCATGCACGGCGTGCGCCGCGTCCTGGTGGAGCAGCAGGCGCAGGCGCTGCAGCTCCCGCTGGTGACCGTGGTGTTGCCCGCCGAGACGACCAACGCGGTCTACGAGGCGCGGTTGGCCGAGGCCTTGACGCCATGGCGCGACCGCGGCCTGCACCGCGTGGCCTTCGGGGACCTCTTCCTGGCGGACGTGCGCGCCTACCGCGAGACCCTGATGGCGCGGCTCGGCCTGGAGCCCGTCTTCCCCATCTGGGGCCGCGACACGGCGGAGGCTGCCCGCACCTTCGTGCGCGACGGCTGCCGCGCCGTGGTCACGTGCGTCGACGGTGAGGTCCTGGACCGGAGCTGGGCCGGACGCGCCTTCGACGCGGCCTTGCTGGCCGCGCTGCCTCCGGGGGTGGACCCCTGCGGCGAGCGCGGGGAGTTCCACACCTTCGTCACCGCCGGGCCGCGGCTCGGCCCTGGCGTGCGCGTGGAGCGGGGCGCGGTGGTCACCCGGGGGCGCTGGCACTTCGCCGACCTGCTCCCGGCAGGCGGAGCCGCGGTCTCGGAGCCGCCGGCGTCGGCCGCGCCGGTCGAGTCGGGCGAGCTCCCGGAGACGGCAGTTCGGGTGGAGGTGAGGACGTGA
- a CDS encoding NHL repeat-containing protein — MTTRHRLIGVIFLMAGSAAGLMAGTAAGTAQTQAGSAIYLNDAGNGRVVRMADMRGTGWAVLPGQAGERTFAFQSGVAVDGAGRIYFTDATAARLVRVDDITGRNLVAYGRRGSGPHEFDLPAGIALDGQGRIYIADASNARIVRVNDLTGSGWTAYGRRGRGTHEFGFPQDVAVDRAGRIYVTDALNDRIIRIDDLTGAGWTALGRRGSGPGTFDHPTGIAVDDRGRLYVTDSANDRVVRVDDMTGAGWTALGRTGAGRHEFVFPTGIALDAAGRVYVTDENHRVVRMADLTGAGWSSYGTMGAARGNFFFPSAVVVVGTPP, encoded by the coding sequence ATGACTACGCGACACCGTCTGATCGGGGTCATCTTCCTCATGGCCGGGAGTGCGGCCGGACTCATGGCCGGGACTGCCGCCGGAACCGCCCAGACCCAGGCGGGTTCCGCCATCTACCTGAACGACGCCGGGAACGGCCGGGTGGTCCGGATGGCGGACATGCGGGGCACGGGCTGGGCTGTGTTGCCCGGACAGGCTGGCGAACGCACGTTCGCGTTCCAATCGGGCGTCGCCGTCGACGGGGCGGGCAGGATCTACTTCACCGACGCCACCGCCGCCCGCCTGGTCCGGGTGGACGACATCACCGGGCGGAACTTGGTAGCCTACGGCCGTCGCGGGTCGGGACCTCACGAGTTCGACCTGCCGGCGGGCATCGCCCTGGACGGCCAGGGGCGCATCTACATCGCCGACGCCAGCAACGCCAGGATCGTGCGGGTGAACGACCTGACGGGCAGCGGGTGGACGGCGTACGGGAGGCGTGGCAGGGGGACGCACGAGTTCGGGTTTCCGCAGGATGTGGCCGTCGACCGCGCCGGCCGCATCTATGTGACCGACGCCCTCAACGACCGCATCATCCGCATCGACGACCTGACCGGGGCGGGGTGGACGGCGCTCGGCCGGCGGGGCTCGGGTCCCGGCACCTTCGACCATCCCACGGGGATCGCCGTGGACGACCGCGGGCGCCTCTACGTCACCGACTCGGCCAACGACCGCGTCGTGCGCGTCGACGACATGACCGGCGCCGGCTGGACGGCGCTGGGCCGGACCGGTGCCGGGCGCCACGAGTTCGTCTTCCCCACGGGGATCGCCCTTGACGCCGCGGGACGGGTCTACGTGACGGACGAGAACCACCGGGTGGTGCGCATGGCGGACCTGACCGGGGCCGGGTGGAGCAGTTACGGGACGATGGGTGCCGCACGCGGCAACTTCTTCTTCCCGTCGGCGGTCGTGGTCGTGGGGACGCCGCCCTGA
- the lptB gene encoding LPS export ABC transporter ATP-binding protein has translation MLAARNLVKRYGPRTVVDGVSLQVERGEILGVLGPNGAGKTTTFYMIVGLVPPNAGEVWLDRHNLTGLPVHQRARLGIGYLAQEPSVFRGLTVEENILMVLEANGQRPAERRETLDRLLEEFHLTPLRRQLGATLSGGERRRVEIARVLAMAPAYILLDEPFTGIDPKSVADIQEIVLYLRRRGLGVVVTDHNVRDTLAITDRALIIYEGRILFAGTAQEIMASEEARRFYLGERFRL, from the coding sequence ATGCTGGCGGCCCGCAACCTGGTGAAGCGCTACGGCCCCCGCACCGTCGTGGACGGGGTCTCCCTGCAGGTGGAGCGGGGCGAGATCCTGGGCGTGCTGGGCCCGAACGGCGCCGGCAAGACGACGACCTTCTACATGATCGTGGGTCTGGTGCCGCCCAACGCCGGTGAGGTGTGGCTGGACCGGCACAACCTGACCGGGCTGCCGGTGCACCAGCGCGCCCGCCTGGGCATCGGCTACCTGGCCCAGGAGCCCTCCGTCTTCCGTGGCCTCACCGTGGAGGAGAACATCCTGATGGTGCTCGAGGCGAACGGGCAGCGGCCGGCGGAGCGGCGTGAGACGCTGGACAGGCTCCTCGAGGAGTTCCACCTCACGCCGCTCCGCCGGCAGCTGGGGGCGACGCTGTCGGGGGGCGAGCGGCGCCGCGTGGAGATCGCCCGGGTCCTGGCCATGGCCCCCGCCTACATCCTGCTCGACGAGCCCTTCACCGGCATCGACCCGAAGTCGGTGGCCGACATCCAGGAGATCGTCCTCTACCTGCGCCGCCGCGGCCTGGGCGTGGTCGTCACCGACCACAACGTGCGCGACACGCTGGCCATCACCGACCGGGCGCTCATCATCTACGAGGGGCGGATCCTCTTCGCCGGGACGGCCCAGGAGATCATGGCCAGCGAGGAGGCGCGGCGCTTCTACCTGGGCGAGCGCTTCCGCCTGTAA
- a CDS encoding LptA/OstA family protein yields the protein MTGHASRTQRAAPARPQGARLAVLGLVLALALVLAAGTVPAAAQPAAPPAGPPALDATGIVYAEYDAAARTWLLRGEPVVIRYGEARLAAPEVRYDERTGQAVATGGVEVRRGTLTVTAPRLVADVRARTVVADAGARLVEEREEGPAVLTAGHLTVDLRQETAQGREGVRLEAGPWRGEAPQGRFDRQRGLAVLTGGAVVRRGEDVLTAETITVDLNGRRAVATGRPRLHLAARPAAP from the coding sequence ATGACCGGTCATGCGAGCAGGACGCAGCGAGCGGCCCCGGCGCGCCCGCAGGGCGCGCGCCTGGCGGTCCTCGGCCTGGTCCTCGCGCTCGCCCTGGTCCTGGCGGCCGGGACGGTGCCGGCGGCGGCGCAGCCGGCGGCACCCCCGGCGGGCCCGCCGGCGCTGGATGCCACCGGCATCGTCTACGCCGAGTACGACGCGGCCGCGCGCACGTGGCTCCTGCGCGGCGAGCCGGTGGTCATCCGCTACGGCGAGGCGCGCCTGGCCGCACCGGAGGTCCGGTACGACGAGCGCACCGGGCAGGCCGTGGCCACGGGGGGCGTGGAGGTGCGGCGCGGGACGCTCACGGTGACCGCCCCGCGGCTCGTGGCCGACGTGCGCGCGCGCACCGTGGTGGCCGATGCCGGCGCGCGGCTGGTGGAGGAGCGGGAGGAGGGGCCGGCCGTCCTCACGGCCGGCCACCTGACGGTGGACCTGCGCCAGGAGACGGCCCAGGGGCGGGAGGGCGTGCGCCTGGAGGCCGGGCCGTGGCGGGGGGAGGCGCCGCAGGGGCGCTTCGACCGGCAGCGCGGCCTGGCCGTCCTCACCGGCGGCGCGGTGGTGCGGCGCGGGGAGGACGTCCTCACCGCGGAGACCATCACCGTCGACCTGAACGGGCGGCGGGCGGTGGCGACCGGCCGGCCGCGCCTGCACCTGGCCGCGCGCCCGGCCGCGCCCTGA
- a CDS encoding resolvase gives MGDVSEVRHGGAVGEGAPPMLAIDPGRAKCGVAVGRRGAILARAVVPLDALAHTVQAWVEAFGVGEVLLGAGTGHDRVRALLAAVPGLPPVRIVAERGSTLEARRRYFAEHPPRGWRRLIPRSLQVPPEEYDDYAAVVLIERVTAGG, from the coding sequence GTGGGCGACGTGAGCGAGGTGCGCCACGGAGGGGCCGTCGGCGAGGGCGCGCCCCCGATGCTCGCCATCGATCCGGGGCGGGCCAAGTGCGGCGTGGCTGTCGGCCGCCGGGGAGCGATCCTGGCCCGGGCGGTGGTGCCGCTGGACGCCCTGGCCCACACGGTGCAGGCCTGGGTCGAGGCGTTTGGGGTGGGCGAGGTGCTCCTGGGTGCGGGGACCGGCCACGACCGGGTGCGCGCCCTCCTGGCCGCCGTTCCCGGTCTGCCTCCGGTGCGGATCGTCGCGGAGCGCGGCTCCACCCTGGAGGCGCGCCGGCGCTACTTCGCCGAGCACCCGCCGCGCGGGTGGCGCCGCCTGATCCCGCGCTCGCTGCAGGTGCCGCCGGAGGAGTACGACGACTACGCCGCTGTGGTGCTCATCGAGCGCGTCACCGCAGGCGGGTGA